A stretch of Natronococcus sp. CG52 DNA encodes these proteins:
- a CDS encoding metal-dependent hydrolase, whose protein sequence is MYPWEHAAVAYLLYAGYTRWRTGTAPAGWAVLVVLFASQLPDLLDKPLAWQFALIPSGRSLAHSVFVAVPLALVVLAVARRHEATPLGVAFTIGSLSHLATDAVSLYPGGSTSPATVLWPLVSYESATDAAASDSTAAAQTGDILLGAYPSLVALEPTGEVLVRLGIVGMAGLVWVHDGRPGVRELTCVLRWAIAVMAR, encoded by the coding sequence GTGTACCCGTGGGAGCACGCCGCGGTCGCGTACCTGCTGTACGCCGGCTACACACGGTGGCGCACCGGGACAGCACCGGCGGGATGGGCGGTGCTCGTCGTGCTCTTTGCCTCCCAGCTGCCCGACCTACTCGACAAACCGCTGGCCTGGCAGTTTGCCCTCATCCCGAGCGGGCGCTCGCTCGCCCATTCGGTATTCGTCGCCGTCCCGCTCGCGCTCGTGGTGCTTGCCGTTGCCCGCCGTCACGAGGCGACTCCGCTCGGAGTCGCGTTCACAATCGGCTCGCTCTCGCATCTGGCGACCGATGCCGTTTCCCTGTATCCGGGTGGGTCGACGAGTCCTGCGACCGTGCTCTGGCCGCTCGTCAGCTACGAGTCGGCGACGGATGCCGCTGCGAGCGACAGCACGGCGGCCGCCCAAACCGGCGACATACTGCTCGGCGCCTATCCGTCGCTGGTCGCGCTCGAGCCAACCGGCGAGGTTCTCGTCCGGCTCGGGATCGTTGGGATGGCGGGCCTCGTCTGGGTCCATGATGGGCGCCCAGGCGTCCGCGAACTTACGTGTGTGCTTCGCTGGGCAATCGCTGTGATGGCCCGTTGA
- a CDS encoding diphthine--ammonia ligase, which produces MSDPDGGWIALFSGGKDSSWALHRALETGRDVRRLVTVHPPADSHRYYAPATPVSRLAAQSIGLPVVDVGLPAVDIEPPDIGGDIAAASSAKGDAALEPLESALRTLDAELEGGVGGVVAGTVGSESQAARLRSMCDRLECDFFAPLWRADPRGLAATMIEAGLEIVVVEVAAPGFDESWLGRRLDRDALADLEELHREYGVHRLGEGGEFETIVTDGPHMSRPVALEFEREWYGTWGRVRVTDARLDTPGAAEARR; this is translated from the coding sequence ATGTCCGACCCCGACGGTGGGTGGATCGCGCTCTTTTCCGGCGGCAAGGACTCCTCGTGGGCGCTCCACCGGGCGCTGGAGACCGGCCGTGACGTCCGCAGACTCGTAACCGTCCATCCGCCGGCGGACTCCCATCGGTACTACGCGCCCGCGACGCCGGTAAGTCGGCTGGCCGCACAAAGCATCGGGCTCCCTGTCGTCGACGTCGGACTCCCCGCCGTCGACATCGAGCCTCCCGACATCGGCGGGGACATCGCGGCTGCCTCGAGTGCGAAGGGCGACGCGGCACTCGAACCCCTCGAGTCCGCGCTCCGGACGCTGGACGCCGAACTCGAGGGCGGCGTGGGCGGTGTCGTCGCCGGCACCGTCGGGAGCGAGTCCCAAGCCGCTCGACTCCGGTCGATGTGCGACCGCCTCGAGTGTGACTTCTTCGCGCCGCTGTGGCGGGCGGACCCGCGTGGGCTCGCGGCGACGATGATCGAGGCCGGCCTCGAGATCGTCGTCGTCGAGGTGGCGGCGCCCGGATTCGACGAGTCATGGCTCGGCCGCCGTCTGGATCGCGACGCCCTGGCTGATCTGGAGGAACTCCACCGCGAGTACGGCGTCCACCGCCTGGGCGAGGGCGGGGAGTTCGAAACGATCGTCACCGACGGTCCGCACATGTCGCGTCCCGTCGCCCTCGAGTTCGAGCGGGAGTGGTACGGCACCTGGGGACGGGTGCGGGTCACCGACGCCCGGCTCGACACACCCGGGGCAGCGGAAGCGCGCCGCTGA
- a CDS encoding ROK family protein yields the protein MDFIGLVSIGSTNFRYTAATPAGDFLTDIVVESTQPRQLAAQLGAAIDDLQATAALDAVSISAPGLIDAETGKIRKLDTPDGDVIDHVDIRAPLQRQYDLPIYLENDCTASALGEWHFGAREDHDCVIHLTIGTGIGGGVVDRGHLLRGDSAQAGEFGLIPVAPDSDLESTGVTGAWEAFCSGRGIPDYVCHRFSTDEDWADSTRDSEFRQTLAAGDNLAAPAVFDAADRGDRFAQACLEQVGRYNAVGIAAICNAFNPGLITLGGGVALNNSEWLLEGIDSSLDEFLFVDRPAIRLTPLGDDIGLYGSLGVVADRSPASRSGDSGRSVNGTLD from the coding sequence ATGGATTTTATCGGACTTGTCAGTATCGGCAGCACGAACTTTCGCTACACTGCCGCTACTCCTGCCGGCGATTTTCTGACTGACATCGTCGTCGAATCGACACAGCCACGACAGCTCGCGGCGCAACTCGGGGCGGCGATCGATGACTTACAGGCCACGGCTGCACTCGATGCGGTCTCGATCTCGGCCCCGGGGCTGATCGACGCCGAAACCGGGAAAATCCGGAAGCTCGATACGCCTGACGGTGACGTCATTGATCACGTCGATATCAGAGCGCCGCTCCAACGACAGTATGATCTGCCGATCTACCTCGAGAACGACTGTACCGCGTCAGCGCTCGGGGAGTGGCACTTCGGCGCGCGGGAGGACCACGACTGTGTGATTCACCTCACCATCGGCACGGGGATCGGCGGCGGCGTCGTCGACCGGGGACATCTTCTCCGTGGTGACAGCGCTCAGGCCGGCGAGTTCGGCCTCATTCCCGTCGCCCCCGACAGCGACCTCGAGAGTACCGGCGTCACCGGTGCGTGGGAAGCGTTTTGCTCCGGGCGTGGCATCCCGGACTACGTGTGCCATCGCTTCAGTACCGACGAGGACTGGGCCGACTCGACCCGCGACAGTGAGTTCCGACAGACGCTTGCGGCCGGCGACAACCTCGCAGCGCCGGCCGTCTTCGACGCGGCCGACAGGGGCGACCGGTTCGCCCAGGCGTGCTTGGAACAGGTCGGCCGGTACAACGCCGTCGGGATCGCGGCGATCTGTAACGCGTTCAACCCGGGGCTCATTACCCTCGGCGGTGGGGTGGCCCTCAACAACTCCGAGTGGCTCCTCGAGGGGATCGACAGCTCGCTCGACGAGTTCCTCTTCGTCGATCGGCCTGCGATCCGGCTCACACCGCTCGGAGACGATATCGGACTCTACGGATCGCTAGGTGTCGTTGCAGATCGATCACCGGCATCACGCTCGGGTGACAGCGGTCGATCTGTCAACGGCACACTCGACTGA
- a CDS encoding glycerophosphodiester phosphodiesterase, with amino-acid sequence MANNISEVARRRFLQGTGAAVTTTAIGSTAAASDTKEDELTNEAKPRKTNRTEGPELIAHRGFAGKYPENTTVAAKGSARDGADMIEIDVVPCADGKVVVFHDDGLSERDGGDKGLTDVGGLVWETDCESVLNAEVLNSGTTVPTLREVLEAIPASVGVNIELKNPGSSDLRFAENLHGNELATQEEIWRPFVQNTLAIADDYQNEILVSSFYKAALSTTRETDPSIPIAFLFWDDIEAGLEITREYDAEALHPPYNLVQGSPFFEDDYAGGEGPYADIDLVEVAHEEGREVNVWTIQTWYQATQLADAGVDGLIADYPDLLFRQPQ; translated from the coding sequence ATGGCGAATAATATCAGCGAGGTCGCTCGACGACGATTCCTGCAGGGAACTGGCGCGGCCGTGACCACGACGGCGATCGGATCGACCGCAGCCGCGAGCGACACGAAGGAAGACGAGCTGACGAACGAAGCAAAACCAAGGAAGACCAACCGAACCGAAGGGCCAGAGCTCATCGCCCACCGGGGGTTCGCCGGGAAGTATCCCGAGAACACGACAGTGGCGGCGAAGGGGTCGGCGCGAGACGGCGCGGATATGATCGAGATCGACGTCGTCCCGTGTGCCGACGGCAAGGTTGTCGTCTTCCACGACGACGGCCTGAGCGAGCGCGACGGTGGTGACAAAGGCCTCACCGACGTCGGCGGGCTCGTCTGGGAAACCGACTGCGAGTCGGTCCTGAACGCCGAGGTGCTGAACTCGGGTACGACGGTTCCTACGCTGCGCGAGGTCCTGGAGGCCATTCCGGCCTCGGTCGGCGTGAACATCGAACTGAAGAATCCGGGCTCGAGCGACCTGCGGTTCGCCGAGAACCTCCACGGCAACGAACTGGCGACCCAGGAGGAGATCTGGCGGCCGTTCGTCCAGAACACGCTCGCCATCGCGGACGACTATCAGAACGAGATCCTCGTCTCGTCGTTCTACAAGGCTGCCCTCTCGACAACCCGCGAGACGGACCCCTCGATACCGATCGCGTTCCTGTTCTGGGACGACATCGAAGCCGGACTCGAGATCACCCGCGAGTACGACGCCGAGGCGCTTCACCCGCCGTACAATCTCGTCCAAGGGTCGCCGTTCTTCGAGGACGATTATGCGGGTGGGGAGGGGCCGTACGCCGACATCGATCTCGTTGAGGTCGCCCACGAGGAGGGCCGTGAGGTGAACGTCTGGACGATCCAGACGTGGTATCAGGCGACGCAACTGGCCGATGCGGGCGTCGATGGCCTCATCGCCGACTACCCGGATCTACTCTTCAGGCAGCCCCAGTAG